Below is a window of Diaminobutyricibacter sp. McL0608 DNA.
CGCTGGGTGAAGGCGCAGCCGGTCGCCTTCGACACGCCTCATGTACTCGCCCCTGATCAGACCGTCGCCGAAGCATTGCGCCGCGTTCCCGCCGTCGAAGGGCACGGAATCGTCATTCGTGACCAGTCCGGCGAATACCTGGGTTGCATCTCTGCCTCGCAGCTCGGTACCGCCCTTCCGGATGCACGACTCGGCGACCTTCTGCACGGTGCGCTCACGTCCCTCGACGCTGACGACATCCCTGACGGCCGTGCCGCTTTCGAGGTGATGAGTGCCGCCGGCCTCGAATTCGCGCCTGTTCTCGAACACGGGCGTGTCATCGGGACGCTCAGCCTGCGCAGTGCGCTTCGGTCGACGATCTACGAACCTGCCGTCGACTCCCACGGTCGGCTGCGTGTCGCGGCCGCTGTCGGGATCAATGGTGACGTCGGTGGAAAGGCCAAAGCGCTGGCCGCTGCCGGCGTCGACGTGATCGTGATCGACACCGCTCACGGAGACCAGGAGGGGATGCGTCGCGCGATCGAGGTCGTCAAAGGTCTCGGAATGGGTCTTCCGATCGTCGCGGGCAACGTCGTCACCGACCAGGCGGTGCGAGACCTCGTCGAGGCCGGCGCGGACATCCTCAAAGTGGGTGTCGGGCCGGGCGCCATGTGCACGACCCGGATGATGACCGCTGTCGGCCGACCGCAGTTCTCCGCAGTCCTCGAAGCGTCTGCGGCGGCTCGCGAGCTCGGTGCGCACGTGTGGGCGGATGGTGGAGTGCGGTATCCGAGGGATGTCGCGCTCGCGCTCGCCGCTGGCGGTGCCTCTGTCATGATCGGGTCGTGGTTTGCGGGGACCATTGAGGCTCCGGGCGTTCTCGATCGCGATGACGCTGGTGCCCTGTACAAGGAGAGCTGGGGGATGGCCAGCACCAAGGCCGTGCAACAGCGATTCGAGCGGCTGGACGCCTACGAACTCGCGCGCAAGACCCTCTTCGCGGAGGGAATCTCGAGCTCGCGGATCTACCTGGATCCGCTTCGACCGTCGGTCGAGGATCTGCTGGACATGATCACCACCGGGCTGCGCAGTTCGTTCACCTATGCGGGTGCGCGCAGCGTCATTGAGTTCCACGATCGGGCGCTGGTCGGTATCCAGTCCGCTGCGGGCTACGAAGAAGGCAAGGCGCTGCCTGTCAGCTGGTGAGTTCGGCGTGAAAGGGTGGTCTACGCCTCAGGCGTCCTGGCTTCTGCGCGGAGCAGAACGGAGGCCACCCTCGGTCGAGGACCTCCAGCGAGTGCCGAGTGAATCCGTGAATTCCAGTGACTGGACCTTCTTTGCGTGGCTCTCGGCGAGCTTCACGCGCTCGTGTTCCGCGATGACCGTTTGGCGGCCCCATGCGCGTTGTGCGGTCTTTCCATGTGACTCGATGAAGTACCTGCCCGGCTGAAGTTTCTTGAAAGCGATCGGTTCCGCGCCGCGCTGGTGGTTGTTGCCGAGAACTGTGATCAGGACATCGTGAAATGCCGTGCTCGCCGCGTTGTGGACAAGAACACCCCAAGCCTCTCGATCTTCGTCGTCGAGATGTGCAGTGGCCCATGCTGCGCTGACTCCGAGAGCGGCCCTTCGGGCATCTCGTACGCGATCTTCCTTGAAAGTGCGCCAGGCAAAGACTGCCGCCACGCTCGCTGCGACCATTCCGGCGGCGGTCACGAGGAGGTCCAACCAGTTGGGCAGGTATTGTCCGAATTCGACACTCATGCGTTCTAGTACATCAGAATCTAAGGTGTGAGAACAGGTCAAGACCGGCGATCGGCATCCGAGATCGGTTCAGCTCGCCGTCGGGTCATGGTGGTGTGCTTTCGGGGAGGCGGATGCGTCCGCCTCGGCGCGGTGTGCGGGTTGGGTCGTGATGTGCGGGTGGGGTGAACCAGGGGGTGTTGTCCCGGATGTGAATGTCCCAGCCGTCGTCGTGCACCCGATGATGATGCTGGGAACGCAACAGGATCCCGTTGTCCAGGTCGGTCGGGCCGGTATCGCGGTCCCACCAGCGGATGTGGTGTGCTTGCGCGTAGGAGGGTGGGTGGGGGCAGCCGGTCCAGGCGCAGCCGTCGTCGCGTTCGGCGAGAGCGTGCTTCTGGGCGGGGCTGAACAGGCGTTGTTTCCGGCCCAGGTCGAGGACTTCACTGTTTCCGCCGAGGACCATCGGGATCACGTTCGCGTCGGCGGCGAGCCGCCGGGCGGTGCCGGCGCTGACCGGGGTGGGGGTTTCGTCGATCTGCGCGGTGCCGTCCCCGCTGCGCAGGTCATCCAACCCGATCCGGACGATCATCGTCACCGACGGCCGTGACCCGGGGGTGCTGCAGCCGGCCAGGTGGCGGAAGGCGTCGACCGCCCCATCCGACCGCAGCTGTGCCAGGGTGCGCGACTCGGGCATGATCGGCGACGGGTCAGCCGACCCGTCGGTGGCTGGCCCGCCCGCGGCTGCTCCGCCCGCAGCAGATCCGCCAGCGGCTACTTCGGTCCGGCTCGCGAGCTGGAACCGGACCCCGCCGGCCTGGTCCGCAGTTGTCGGGGCGGTGCCGGACCCTTCAGACTGAGACTGGCTGGCCCGGTAGTCCTGGCTGACATAGGCGGTGAGCTGTGGAACCACGTGCCCGGCAGACTCGGCGTCGAGGTACCAGTTGATGTGAGTCATCCCGTCTCGGGTGGTGCTGATCGTCAACGACCGGAGGCGACGCTGCATCTGTTCGCGGGGTTCGGTGCCGTCCTGATCGAGCCGCTCACGCACCTGC
It encodes the following:
- a CDS encoding GuaB1 family IMP dehydrogenase-related protein; amino-acid sequence: MQFYGTTPSHDLTYSDVFLVPSRSSVTSRLDVSLAPGDGTGATIPIVSSNMNSVTGKRLAATLARRGGIGVLPQDMHLQDLDDAIRWVKAQPVAFDTPHVLAPDQTVAEALRRVPAVEGHGIVIRDQSGEYLGCISASQLGTALPDARLGDLLHGALTSLDADDIPDGRAAFEVMSAAGLEFAPVLEHGRVIGTLSLRSALRSTIYEPAVDSHGRLRVAAAVGINGDVGGKAKALAAAGVDVIVIDTAHGDQEGMRRAIEVVKGLGMGLPIVAGNVVTDQAVRDLVEAGADILKVGVGPGAMCTTRMMTAVGRPQFSAVLEASAAARELGAHVWADGGVRYPRDVALALAAGGASVMIGSWFAGTIEAPGVLDRDDAGALYKESWGMASTKAVQQRFERLDAYELARKTLFAEGISSSRIYLDPLRPSVEDLLDMITTGLRSSFTYAGARSVIEFHDRALVGIQSAAGYEEGKALPVSW
- a CDS encoding DUF222 domain-containing protein, producing the protein MTFPPASDLDVVAAALDALRALEADADGELDGGFGADARTGMNAHACAGADTAATAGAGANEVAGSAPATSFVAGSAPAPAGPVLTNAQKLVRSLAALGAIRAAVDAVALRRIVALEGGRWFDSESDPVQAAGHPNVESLLAELWKTPLPAARQLCAVARATAPRHTLQGESLPAEFPDLAKALFSDDADAADTEADPTAGVVRPRVSVEQAGAIIRELVKTGPGCGLDERAMGERVLIEHAPGLTVEQLRKLAVQVRERLDQDGTEPREQMQRRLRSLTISTTRDGMTHINWYLDAESAGHVVPQLTAYVSQDYRASQSQSEGSGTAPTTADQAGGVRFQLASRTEVAAGGSAAGGAAAGGPATDGSADPSPIMPESRTLAQLRSDGAVDAFRHLAGCSTPGSRPSVTMIVRIGLDDLRSGDGTAQIDETPTPVSAGTARRLAADANVIPMVLGGNSEVLDLGRKQRLFSPAQKHALAERDDGCAWTGCPHPPSYAQAHHIRWWDRDTGPTDLDNGILLRSQHHHRVHDDGWDIHIRDNTPWFTPPAHHDPTRTPRRGGRIRLPESTPP